Proteins from one Fragaria vesca subsp. vesca linkage group LG6, FraVesHawaii_1.0, whole genome shotgun sequence genomic window:
- the LOC101306850 gene encoding zeaxanthin epoxidase, chloroplastic-like, protein MASALSYNSMNLSATVFSRTNLPIPITRDFPVEISPYVPCNYNLTSRARTGQKRSSTEVSATVATRENNTVSSKSSDQKKLRVLVAGGGIGGLVFALAAKKKGFEVMVFERDLSAVRGEGQYRGPIQIQSNALAALEAIDMDVAEEVMRVGCITGDRINGLVDGVSGTWYVKFDTFTPAAERGLPVTRVISRMLLQQILAGAVGDEIIFNGSNVVDFQDLGNKVNVVLENGECYEGDLLVGADGIWSKVRKNLFGLEEAVYSGYTCYTGITDFVPADISSVGYRVFLGHKQYFVSSDVGAGKMQWYAFHKEPAGGADAPNGKKERLLKIFGGWCDNVVDLLLATEEDAILRRDIYDRTPTLTWGKGNVTLLGDSVHAMQPNLGQGGCMAIEDGYQLALELEKALKKSHELGTPPDIASNIRTEERSRESALVSDRLLTDNTLVPNDVAHFL, encoded by the exons ATGGCTTCTGCTCTGTCCTACAACTCCATGAATCTCTCTGCTACTGTTTTCTCAAGGACCAATCTCCCGATTCCGATCACCAGAGACTTCCCAGTTGAGATTTCACCTTATGTTCCATGTAACTACAATCTCACAAGCAGAGCAAGAACAGGGCAGAAGAGGAGTTCGACTGAGGTCAGCGCCACGGTGGCGACCAGAGAGAACAACACAGTTTCAAGTAAGAGTTCTGATCAGAAGAAGCTTCGGGTTTTGGTTGCTGGGGGAGGAATTGGAGGGCTGGTTTTCGCTTTGGCTGCGAAGAAGAAGGGGTTTGAGGTTATGGTGTTTGAGAGAGATTTGAGTGCTGTGAGAGGTGAGGGACAGTACAGAGGTCCAATTCAGATACAGAGTAATGCCTTGGCTGCTCTGGAAGCTATTGATATGGATGTGGCTGAGGAGGTTATGAGAGTTGGGTGTATTACTGGTGATAGGATCAATGGCTTGGTTGATGGAGTTTCTGGAACTTG GTATGTCAAGTTTGACACATTCACTCCTGCAGCGGAACGGGGGCTTCCGGTTACCAGAGTCATAAGCCGAATGTTGTTGCAGCAAATCCTTGCTGGTGCTGTTGGTGATGAGATTATTTTTAATGGAAGTAACGTGGTTGATTTTCAGGATCTTGGAAACAAG GTTAATGTTGTACTTGAGAATGGAGAGTGTTACGAAGGTGATCTTCTGGTTGGAGCTGATGGTATCTGGTCGAAG GTAAGGAAGAACTTATTTGGACTAGAGGAAGCTGTGTACTCGGGTTATACTTGTTATACTGGTATAACAGATTTTGTGCCTGCTGACATTAGTTCTGTAGG GTATCGAGTATTTCTGGGGCACAAACAATACTTTGTTTCTTCAGACGTAGGTGCAGGAAAGATGCAGTGGTATGCATTTCACAAGGAACCAGCTGGTGGTGCTGATGCCCCCAATG GTAAAAAGGAAAGGTTGCTTAAAATATTTGGTGGCTGGTGTGATAATGTGGTAGATTTGCTACTTGCCACAGAGGAAGATGCAATTCTACGACGCGACATATATGATAGGACCCCAACTTTAACCTGGGGAAAGGGTAATGTCACCTTGCTTGGAGATTCTGTCCATGCTATGCAGCCAAATTTGGGTCAAGGGGGTTGCATGGCCATTGAG GATGGTTATCAACTTGCATTGGAACTTGAAAAAGCTTTGAAGAAAAGCCATGAACTCGGAACTCCTCCTGACATTGC
- the LOC101307145 gene encoding aluminum-activated malate transporter 2-like: MTYADIDGMENSSCAGGPFGGMLRWLKAAPAKSWGKVGEVARQAKKLGQDDPRRIVHSCKVGSALTLVSLFYYFRPVHEGFGVDAMWAVLTVALVFEYSVGGTLERGINRMLATVVAGPLAVAVHHISTLWGGEVAEPVLVGVFVFVVAAIMTFLRFFPVLKARHDYGLMIFILTYCLVSVSGYRDAEVLKMAHTRISTVAIGFCTSVMICICICPVWIGVDLHNLVSSNIDKLGDSMQGFGSEYFDIQENGTLSLSDNKYLLKNYRSVLISKGPEDFMANLARWEPGHGKFKFRHPWNKYLNVGTLSRQCAYKIEALNTYLNNEIQAPAAIRNIIREPSTNICTETGKALKELAAALKKMTLSSSADYHIAHSKAAAESLMSLLKRGVWKDANVLEIVPSAAVALLLIEVVTCVEKVAEAVHELASAANFKTDKAQALQEPVISDESHVDIAIIHNSKELPDENGSSDDITRTIYNV, encoded by the exons ATGACCTATGCAGATATTGATGGTATGGAGAACTCTAGCTGCGCCGGAGGGCCTTTCGGTGGCATGCTGAGGTGGCTAAAGGCGGCGCCCGCTAAATCGTGGGGTAAGGTAGGGGAAGTAGCAAGGCAGGCGAAGAAGCTCGGACAGGATGATCCGAGAAGGATTGTTCATTCGTGCAAAGTAGGATCGGCTCTGACGTTGGTTTCTCTGTTTTATTACTTTCGACCGGTTCATGAAGGATTTGGTGTCGATGCGATGTGGGCTGTCTTGACCGTGGCCCTCGTGTTTGAGTACTCAGTTG GAGGAACCCTCGAAAGAGGTATAAATAGAATGTTGGCAACGGTAGTAGCTGGTCCTCTAGCTGTTGCAGTTCATCACATATCAACACTTTGGGGAGGAGAAGTCGCGGAGCCCGTATTGGTTGGAGTTTTTGTCTTTGTCGTAG CTGCAATTATGACCTTCCTGAGATTCTTCCCGGTGTTAAAGGCAAGGCATGACTACGGGTTGATGATATTCATACTGACCTACTGTTTGGTTTCCGTTTCCGGCTACCGCGACGCTGAGGTACTAAAGATGGCACACACAAGGATATCAACGGTTGCTATAGGATTCTGTACTTCTGTAATGATTTGTATATGCATTTGCCCTGTGTGGATTGGAGTTGATCTCCACAATTTGGTCTCGAGTAACATAGACAAGCTTGGAGATTCTATGCAAG GATTTGGATCTGAATATTTTGACATACAAGAGAACGGGACGTTGTCATTAAGTGATAACAAATATTTGCTTAAGAATTATAGAAGTGTTCTTATATCAAAAGGTCCTGAAGACTTTATG GCTAACTTGGCACGGTGGGAACCAGGTCATGGCAAGTTCAAGTTCCGCCACCCATGGAATAAATATTTGAATGTTGGAACCCTAAGTCGGCAATGTGCCTATAAAATTGAGGCCCTTAACACATACTTGAACAATGAAATTCAG GCCCCAGCTGCAATTCGAAACATAATTCGAGAACCAAGCACAAATATTTGCACCGAAACTGGCAAAGCTCTGAAGGAATTAGCTGCAGCGCTCAAGAAAATGACTCTATCATCATCAGCTGATTACCACATTGCACACTCAAAAGCAGCAGCTGAGAGCCTCATGTCGTTACTCAAAAGAGGTGTATGGAAAGATGCTAATGTGCTAGAAATAGTACCTTCGGCTGCGGTGGCATTGCTTCTCATTGAAGTTGTAACTTGTGTTGAGAAGGTTGCTGAAGCAGTTCACGAACTAGCATCGGCAGCAAATTTCAAGACTGATAAAGCACAAGCACTTCAGGAGCCAGTGATTTCTGATGAATCACATGTTGATATTGCAATTATTCATAATTCAAAGGAGCTACCAGATGAAAATGGAAGTTCAGATGACATTACTAGAACCATTTATAATGTTTAA